GGAAATGAGCCACCCCTtccatcaccaccacctcttCCAAGTTGGGCATTGCTTGCTCGAACCCACCGTCGTGGATGTAATCCTTCACGCCAGGGATGTGATAGGTGAGGTCCAAGTCCCCCACCATGAACTTCATTGGCACTTCAATTCGCGCACTGATCCACAACATCAATAGCTCCTAGTTTCTACACCCATAAAGGAGTTTATGAGAGATCTAAATGGATTTAAGATATCACTTTGATTGCTATGCctataaaaaggaagaaggaaaagattgaATTAGCAATATGTAGTTTTTACTCGGTGTCCATCATCATTTACACAAAACACTACTAGTATGTATTAATTTGAGGATACATCTACTTAAATTGTTGAAAAGCATGTGATGATGACAACCACGTCACGATACAAATTAGCTAGTATACTTGCCCACACTTTGAATGGATATCATCATTCCAAATTTCACGAGTATCAAACATCTTAGAtatcctattttctttttaatttgacatttttttcaattcaacaCTACTATTTCCTTCGTTTTTTTAATGCTACCATCATTCTTTAATTAAGTAGGATTTACTTTCATCTTATATTTTACTATATTTTGTATAGAATTGAATCAAGTTTGTGATTGAGTAAATAGCTCTACAAATTAATGGATCAGATCAAATTGCAAAATGGATATGCCCCTATGAAGCTCTATCTCATATAATTCATTTATGTTAATCTATATTTTCTCTGTCAATAAGACATGGCATGCACAATATGATTATTCGATtgttatattttttcaattccCTATATGATGTTTCGAATAGCCTTAGGTTTTTCTTTAATGTTCActtttcactaaaaaaatcttaaaaaattttattgtaAAAAGAACGTTCAAAAGTCACTTTCACTATTTTAATTTACAGGTGATATACATTATTAGATACTGAATTTGATAAATTAGCCGTTGTTGTCTTATGTTGCGAGCATTGCTTAGGCTAGACGTTCTAGTGTTTTCCTCCTAAATCCATCTACTCAAACATTGGGAAAACGTGAATTGAAGGCATCCAGAGGTGGCAATCGCTGATAGTACGGAGGAACACAACTCAAACACGATCTCTATTTATGGTTCAGATTTCTACCTTATAAACTTCTGCCATAACTCAATCCAAAACGCACATCCAGGATTGTATCCTTCAAAATTTTATCAGCACCAGAACATTCAAACTGTAAAAGAGCATAAGCTTAGAGAGAGGAACGTTCAAGTCCAAACAAGGGTATAGTTTAATCCTCCGGTGAAGCCCGTCCGGCTGAATTGGATGGCGTTGTAATTGATGTCATCTTCGGTCAGCCAAGAGGGCAACTCAACCTGGCGTTGCTCGAGTGGTTTGGTCAATCCTGAGATCCCTACATCTCTGGGCGCGACAGTCACGGCCTGTGAGGAGTAGCTGAATGAGTTTGGCGATATCAGCTTTTGCAGAGTCCTCTTCTGCCACTCCAGGTTCTGCCAAGCATAAAAGATTAGACACATAGTCAGGAAAGTAATTAAGACCGACTTGTTCGCTACTAACAACAGAAGCTGACCACAAAAAGTGGGAAACGTGTCAAGtcgcaaattttttaaaaattcaagccCAAGCCAAGGTCCTCACCTGAAACCTGCTGCAGTAATCATCTCCGAACATCGCCCTTATCGACTCATCGGGCTTCCTCTCCAGATTCCTGAGGAGCCACGTCATAGTCGCGTTCACCAGCCTCTTCACTCGGTCTGGCCTGAGCAGGCACAAGTACCACGCGTTCGTCGCCCCCCAGTCGTACCCTACCATGATCACCTACCCGATCCCCAGAGTGTCCGGCATCCTGACCAGGCCCCCCACCACGTGGAACACCGTGAACGACTCCACGCATGAGGGTGCATCGGTGTTGCCGTGGCagataattataaattattatgagctcattattttaagattttgtgATTCATGATAAATTGTCATTCTTAAAATAACTTAAAGATTATTATGCCAACAAAGCTCATTAAAGACTGTGtgcttcattgactcaattccTCGTTATATTATACTATATGCTTATAAAATTTCAGACTAAAAGAATTACtgaattttatttggaaaataaaacgaTATTTTCATTGGAAATGTTCCAAAGTCACTTCTGGCCTCCAGATTTAAACTTTACGTAAAGTTCTCTCAAAACAGAGAAGACTCCATCTTGAACACGTAATGTGCAGGAGAGACATCCGTGTACTCCGTAGTTTTTCCTGCTCGGTTAAAATCAAGCCcaatttccgaccaaaaaaaaaaagaaattcaagccCAATGgacaagagagagaaatcgacTAACGGGTTCATGTCCaagaatcaaaataataataataataataataataataaagttgttttgatatatacacGACTCCAGATTTAGAAAAACTAAGAGCGAAACTACATAATATCATCAGCTTAGCCGTCCAACGTGAACTATGTGTGTTGCCTTTTGGCTTACATTTTTACACACTAGATCGGGAGAAGTTGCATGTGCTATTTTGAATTAGGTAAGGCTATCTGAAGGCACTTgttaaatttccaaataaagaaaaatttctcattttcaaagcatCATCTTTCTCATGTTATGCACAATTGGTgtgtaaaaaaatgaaaatgttttttttataaggTACGATTAACCAATGTCACCATTGTTAAGACCTTTTTttataccacaaaaaattcaaatctatCAACTCGACCAATTTTCACGGATGCACTTATTTGCAAACTTTGATTAGCTCTATATAAAGTTTTGCTAACATAACATTCTTTGagttattatgagaataacaactcattataagtcacaaattcttaaagaaataGCAGCTTGTTGTgagtcacaaattcttaaaagagtAAACTCAATAACaatttctaatttctaattatttattatttattttttgtaattcagAACAAActgttattttaataataaattaaaaatgatcacttaatcATTTCTGTTGGAAATATGCATTCTCATTCAGAAGGATCTTTGGAAAGTTTTGAATGGTTGGGCCTCTCAGATGGCGGTCTATCACCGCAACACTTTTTCAAAACTCAACGGTTTTGTCTCTTCAAAACGTGTTGTTTTACTGAATAACGAGTCCCTTTGACTCCTCGTAGAGGGTCTTGTTTTCGTTGGGCTAGATTGGATTTGGTATTACAGGGTGTCGGCTTTTTGCAGCAACACCGCATTGGGTGTCATGCACCGGGTGCATGATTAATCCTTCTATCCTTCGATATCCAGCCCGATGAATAGATTGAGAATATCTttgacaatattttcttttaatacgtttttaaatataaatttagtaaGTGCTAGATGTTCGAGGATGAATATACAACACTAATACGAATTGGTTGAATATGAGCTATGTGGAACCATTATGACATATGGCTTACCGGATGGTAATCACGattgaaaatgtgaaaagacTATTGATTAAGTCGTTTTTTGTCATCAAGATAAGGGAAAAATTACTGATTACCACCGAAGTGTCAACTTTAATTATGTTTTCTTGGTGATACATTTAGTTCATACGGGGACAAGATTATGGGGCCATTCGGCCATGTACTTTTGAGCTTTGCTCAAAGTAGCTAGCAAGTATTTTAGAATAATCAACCTTCCTTAGGAAGTTTAAGCTAACTATCCCCAAGAAGTTACCTCTCCTTTAAGTTGTCCTATAGTATTCTAGAGAATAGCACTTTGAGCTAATTTTCTAAATCGAAATCAAAGACCAATTCcgattaaaaataataaaatgaaattcctACTAAAAATCTCGCTAATGATATCAAAGACGAAGATCAATTAACTAACCCTAGAAGTAAACCATACGCCAATGagatttcttttatctttttacttttatcatttttaatattttttagtgaattttatttttttatgttgctGTGTATTTCATCTAGAGAAAAACTATCTAAAATTCAAATTGCCTTAATAATCATGAAATGCAATTTCCTTAACTATATCAACATCAACTGAACGAAACTCAACTAAATCTAATCCTACGACCTAACTACCTAGTTGAGGCCTGCATTTTCCTATCTTCGATAATAATTTTTTCcgtatttattatttttctcattttacagacatttcttattttcagatctttttatttttctactattttcctttcttcttcggTCCTCCTTTCCCCGAATCCACGAGCCCTCTTAACTCTCATACCTGTCTCATGCTCTTCCTTCACTGAATGCCTCCATGAAAGCATTGAACAACATCCTAGAAAAATCTAATCAAAGATTCAAAACTACAACGATTTTATTTGGACCATTCACAGCCAGCCATCACTTTCATTATTTTCGACCCATTGACGCACATACAGCATGCGCACTCTGCTTTCCATGGATTTTTCCGGAAAACTGAGAACTCCAGCTCTCCAATTTTTCTCACCAGCGAAGATCTACCGATCACCACAAACACGCACGTGGCATAAAACACAAGAAACATTCATGTTGAGTGACACGCTCGGCAACCACTCTCATCagtagtcttttttttttctttttttttttgagatgcAAACAACAATCACAAAGTTTTATCTAGCAAAAATACTGAAAAACTCATTTGGTTACACAAGATTACTCAATGACAGAGATTCTTGCCTTATACATCGATCTATACAATGCAGAGAAGGTAACGAAGTGAATCAGGATCAAAGACTAAATGTACGCATGAGATCCTATGAAAATGAGACAGGCATAGCATTTGGGGTTTTCGAGCATAGTTTAAACCACTGGGACCGAGGATAGAATGGgtgaaatcaacatgtacaacGTGATTTAAGCAGGTCCGTGTTTAGGAAGATGCTTCTTGGTTGTGCATGTAATTTTCATTCGAGCATTTTCATAAAACACTTGGTGATCAGTTCGAACACGGTACACAATGTTGTCAAAGGTTTGCTAAACGCGGGACTTTCACCTCACCAGATTCTCGCTTCCATTCGCACGCGCGAGTTTGAGAGATAGCTTTTTAAAAGGTGATAGACAGAGGGTGGGGATGATGGATTTTCTCACACAGACGTGGGCCCTTGAGTAGTGGCTAAAgtttaggctccatttgttttgcgaaaaatgaatgagttaaaaaatatatataattttaaaattaatcacttatatcgtttataaaaatgaacaaacgaaAAAATATGTTCATCATTTACAAATTATTGGTGATggaaacattttccattaactaattatttcgaACGATATggcgattatttttagaaatttttattttaaatttcatgtttcgtgaaacaaatagaggattgaattgattttaaatttcatGGGCCTGGGCAGTGTTGGAACAAATCAAAACTGGGCTATGTGAATCGGGCCGCGCCATGGACACTTCGatgaattgaaattgatgaatttggTGGATGTAGGCCGCGATTGGGCTAAAGGCTACTCTTGTGGGCTGCACAAACCGGACCAAGACTGAATTGAGCCTTTGTTCTTTTTACTcactatttatatttttcatctttACATAAATGTATAATCCATCTATCAACTAATATGAAGGAGTCAACAAATacattcaattaatttattattgtcGTGAGGAAAGAACTACCGTGATTGTTCGTTTATGAACACATCCAGTACATATATTTGCTGTGATGGCAATTTGCTAGCTATGTcaacctatgtagcacggaTACTCTCCGGAAgttttcgtgtcgtgtccgacactctgaTACGTGTctgacacgctccgacacgtcccgacacgtCCCGACGCGTTCTGACACGCGGTCaatgagtgtcgaaaaatccgacacgtggtcaattCTCTCCGACATGCTCTaacacgcgagtccagaattttGACACGCGATTCcaacacgcacggggtcaattttaaaaatttgtaatacttaaggggtcaaaatataaatatacacaaaataagtaataaaagaagtaataaaattgctataaatatgcACTCACggagtcaaatttttttttccagttttttttagaattattttagttttttttaaaagtcttttactatgaaagaagtaataaaaaaaatgctatatatgataaataaataaatttaaattcagcatttttctttaaacaatgttttttttcctctaagttttatgtattattataacaaattaaaataatgaatgatattatttaatattttcgtgtaatttaattctaggctatttttattatttttattatatatatatatatatttaatatataacgtatcggaacgtgtcgaaattctctatttttaagaaatgacgtgtcggcgtgttatgtcgtgtcatgtcgcgtgtcgcgtgtcgcgtgtcggtgtCGCGTGCTACATAGATGTCAACCATAGTAACTTCAACCTCAATGACACATGGATCATCCGTCAAGTTTTCCCAAATCATTTTCAGCAGCACAAAAGATGACCAACCCCTATACGTGATGGAGCTACTGAACCATCTCGTAATAGCTGCAAGGTTGCAAAGACAAAGCAAGAGAGTAGAATATTAGAGTTGAGAAATATGAGAGATTTCAGCAGTTTCTAACCATATGGACTACATGAACAAATCGAATTCGGTCCTTGCTAACAGCCTAACAGGTGCAATTTAATTAGCACTGTACTTTGGAATTACTCTAGACTTTCTGTTACTAATGGCTTTGAAGTGTAGCACTCCTCCACTTATGAGGACAAATACTCACCTTCCGGCTGATGGAGTACAATGTTGTTTTGGCCTTTCAACCGAATGACGAACCTCACGTTCACTTTATGACCAGAAGccaatttttcggaattatATAACCAGAGGTATATTGAAAGGTTTTTGCCCGTCATCCAAATCACCACATGGGAATACCCACACCCTCCTGCGAAAAGATTGAAAATAGTGATAAATAGATAGGACGAacaataaatcaacaaaaacgAAAGTTTATCATTGGAAGGAAGTTTGTAAATAGGAGCTACCATTCAAGGACTCCAACAGTGAACACATCAAAGAGTCTATATTCATCCTCTATGCTTGGGAGCCTCAATATCTTCCATTCATAATTATACGGTGTGCTCTCCTTTAGCATCCTTACACATTCGCCGACTCCCGAACTCTTGATGACGAAAACCTCCGCAGCGAAGGCACAGGTGTCGTCCACAAGGTACCCATTTGACGGGTCGGCAAAAAAATTCAACGGCATGTATCTCGAAACTCCCCAATGAGCTTTTAACACATGAAGCCTCGTAACTCTCCCTTCAATTCACAAGTGATGATTCGTCGATT
The sequence above is drawn from the Eucalyptus grandis isolate ANBG69807.140 chromosome 11, ASM1654582v1, whole genome shotgun sequence genome and encodes:
- the LOC104427973 gene encoding epoxide hydrolase A-like; protein product: MVGYDWGATNAWYLCLLRPDRVKRLVNATMTWLLRNLERKPDESIRAMFGDDYCSRFQNLEWQKRTLQKLISPNSFSYSSQAVTVAPRDVGISGLTKPLEQRQVELPSWLTEDDINYNAIQFSRTGFTGGLNYTLVWT